tgttttatgtggtggggtgcacttgagctttggatctgtctcattctttgtctcatgccataaaatgatctctccaaatggatggacagtgtggatataacacatacatcatggtggccctacaaaacattaattagcattaattagcattaattcagacgactagttggacggtccaactagttgtgtgttaGCATCTCTCTTCTTTAAAAACAAAACAAGTAAAGCATAAATTAAGAAGGTGTACTATTATCTCTCCTATCCCTTATTAAATGAATTTAAGCATCACTCGCTCCCATCCGTAATTATGTCTTTATTAATTACTTATATCTCTCCTATGCCTTATTAAATGAATTTGAGCATCACTCATCCAATCGGTAATTATGTCTTTATTAATTACTTATCTTTTTCTTAGCATTCACTGTTACTTTTATGTTTGTCCCCTTCACAGTTATAGATGCCATAAAGGATCCTCAATGAAAAATAACAATACTTGATGAGATGCACACTTTTGAGAAAAGAGCATATTAGAATTACTGGTTCTTCTTAAGTGAAGACATGTTCTCATATGCAAGTGGATTAATGGATTGGTTGGTCGATATAAGAAATGTCTAATTACAAAAATGGTTCACATAGAAATCAAAGAGTTGAATATCACAATAATTTTTCACATGTAGCCTAGGTAAATAAATTTACTTCGTGTGATTCCCTCATTTGCAACATACTACCGTAAGaatcctataaggtgggccttgttgATCAACTATCTAGATTTATCtaaaggttggataatgtgatcaggTGTATCAGCAGGCCCTACTAAGTGGTGATATGTTCAAAAAATCGTATAAGGGATAGTGTGTTGCTACTGTGATATGCACATGGTAGCGTAAGGGAACTGGGATTCCCAATTGCATGTGGAGCCTttaagggagaggagttttgatgggtttcaaactcctctgcccTCACTAGTATTTAACAGGGCTAGGTCCCCAATCTAACACCAAGACAGAAGTTAAATCTCATTGTGTCTTCTCTAAAGAGGTGTAAAGGAAAGGAAGATCCCGGCATCCGAATTCTACAGTAATGGCGTCTAAGCAAGGTACGCCTTCTTATTCTTACTGATCTCCATATCCGATGCACAACAAGGTTCTCATTTCACTAATtagatgtaaaaaataaaaattaaaaaaaaaaaaaaaatgcttataGTCATGATGATGATCTACGTGAAGAGACATGACTCTGCCACCAGGGTTTCATTCACTTGAATCCAATGGCAACATATGTTGTCTAAAGAATGTTCTTTTGTGGGCTTAAATAATCTTCTAGAGCTTGGTTTAAGTGTTTCATTTCAATCTTACTCGGGTTGGATTCTAGCAATGTGCATCTGATCATTCTTTGtttgtaaattttaaaaaaatatattggtAATATTACCATTCTAGCAACACGCGTTGATGAAATTTCTTAACAGAGGATAGTGTAACAAAAATATTCAAGGTCATGTAATTTTTTATTGATTTGTTTGAGATTAAAGAGCTCAAGCCTTTACGACACTTTCTTGGAATAAAAGTTGCATGGCCTACAtgacatttttatttctcaagtaAAGtatgtcattgatcttttggtcCCTATAAGAATGATGGGTCCCACCCTGTTAAGATACTGATTGAAGTGATTCATTACTTATCTAATCAGGAATCCCCCATTATCTCTAACCCTGAGCATTATTGTCATTCGGTGGGCAAGCTCATTTAAAATTCATCACTCGTCCCAACATTGTATATGCCGTGAGTATAGTCAATTAATTTATTCAGACTCCAAGTATCTATCATTTAACATTGTATATGCTGTGAGTATAGTCAATTAATTTATTCAGACTCCAAGTATCTATCATTTAACATTGTATATGCCTTGAGTATAGTCAATTAATTTATTCAGACTCCAAGTATCTATCATTTAAATATTGTCTATCACATTCATAAAAGCAGCTCTAGGCAAAGTTATTATTTATATTAATCATAGCCACCTTAACATTCAAGCTTATTGTAATGTATATTGGGCAAGATCTTTTGCTATTGACGTTCCACGACCAAGTTCTATACATTCGTGGAAGGTAATATTGTCTCTTAAAAGATTAAGCAACATATAGTTATTGTACTATCTTTAGTAAAAGATAATTAAACATTGAGCTATGATGCATGGTACCAATGAAGTGCTTTGGCTGCACTCCTTTCTTGTTGATATCAACAATGATATCACATTTGTTGTTCCTCTCTTCTACAACAATTAAGTTACAATTCACATGACGTCTAATCTAGTTTTTCACAAATGTACCAAGTACATCCGAGTCAACTATCATTTCATTCGTGAGGAATTAAAAAGCAACGTTATTAGTACACCTCATATCGCATCTAAAGATCAGTTAGCAAATATATTTACAAAAGATGTTATAGAGCTCGTTTGAATGACATTGAAATCAAGTTAGGAATGTTCGATGCTCATGCTCTAGCTTGAGGAGGGTGCATTTAAGTAGTCTTATGGACTAtatgttgaaatttgtggttttggaaaaaatatttcaaaatttcataattttgtcGCCAAAATGATTTTCAGGAATTTCAAATAAAAAAGTGCAGTGTGTGCTTTTGTCCTACATCGAAAATGATAGAAAGAGTTTTAAGATTTATATGTGGATATATTTGTAGTATTCTTAGTTAGAGCTTTAGAGATTGAGATGCTCAAGTAACCCGTTCTAGTGCTATACACTAGAACACACGCGCGCGCTCTAGCACGGGCACGGGCGTGGGAGTAAGTGTgggtagtgtggctgtagtggcataCATCACATGTGCGCATCATGTCACATAATGGTCGCTCCCTCATGACCTTACGCAAACTGTCGCGAGACAGTGAAAGTGATCTAATAGGAGCCTAGATACAATGGATCTGAAATAAGTCAGGGTTTTATAGGCGAccgagaacggtcggatctttaATCTAAAATAGTTAATCGTTTCTAAAAACGGCTAGCTGGCTTGAAATCTACAATAGTCCAAAAATGAAtgggccatgatgatccaacggtcagatcttccaATCCGACGACCAAAAACGTCTGAAATTAATGATCAATGGTCaaaaacatttttcaaatgttctaaaccattgatggccacctagCAACAGTCCAttccctggtgcctatataaactgaacCATTCCGGTTCAAATTTCATCATCTCAAACACTAATACCTCCTATTCCATCATATTCTCCAGATAACATCTCATTCATAGAATATTCTAATGCATCGACTGTTTGATTCTACTAGAAGATCTGCTATgttgaattgttcctaagtggacccatcgtgattgtTGCACACCGGATTCAAATAagcttgtcttatcctgaaagcaattcgcctgtaatccatcagcaattgataaggaGGCGAATCACATTTTAAAGACAGCGTATATTTTATGTGATTCAGCCTACTGAAACGATATAattaaactttttttaaaaaaaaaaattcagtataTCCAACATTTTTCTAACACTATCGTATCTGTTCCACTTTTATAAGTAAGGGAAAGGGAGAGGGGGAGCCATGGAGACCATAATTTacttaaataataaaattaacaaTGATAATGAGCTGATTTTCATAGTCCAAAGCCTCACAGAACCAAAACCAGAAAACAAATCTGGAAATGGCATGAAAATTCAAATCTTACACCACTAGCAGCAATCAAACTGAACTGAAATCCTAACCGTTTACCATGGCACAGTTCTTTCTGATCTCACCCGTCGATCCCGTCTTTACTTCGATGCGGCCCATCTTCTCCATGGACAGTGCAAACTCCTCAAAGAACTTTGAAAGTGGGCCATTAAGGAGTTCGAGAATGTAAGATCTGGAGGTGCTGTCTGTGGTCAGAGCTGCATCGGACTCGAACAGACCTCGTCTCTTCAGTAGAAGTTGGTAGTAGCTAAGATCGAACGTCCTGAAACTGCCCGGGTCCATTTCGGCCAATGTGGTGTTATCAGTCTGTGTTCTGCACTTGTTCCTACGAAGAACTGCGGCGTACTCACTGTCTAGAGATGGGTCTTCATCGCCTACTCCTGTGAAGTTGTAGAGCCGGGCGCTGAATGCTGGACAGTGAGCGATGCCGATTGTGTGACCCCCTATGATAATCAAAGACAATTCTTGATCATGCACATTTTTCGCCCTTTATTAAATGGTGGTGATTCGTCCACTGTATATGTGGCACTTATGTGTGTAAATCCAAACTGTTTGAGCCATGGCCCCCTTAGTGGATAGACCATTGATCAACAAAAGGATAATTAGAAAGATATACGGTCAGCAGTCCAAATTCAATTTTTTATATCAATTGGTTAATGATCAATATCAGTTTTCTACTATGCTCTGTTCAAAATGGGCCCACGATTTTGACGCAGGAAGGATGTGAttaggtcaatcaccgtctttctcagggaataactactgcaaatccacggagctctctggactcctcagagAGCTTCTTTGAATTCAcgaggataaaattagaaataatttctaataaatttgaaataaatgaattataaaaaaattttaaaaaaatgaaattacaacctttaaataatgagctcaacccTCAGACAAAGTTTTAGATTCAAACTTCCTAAAATTGTGACTTGATATAAatactaaacttactatttacagatGGTCTCCATTCCTACTAGGCTTCATAATTTTTCGCAAAAAATAGTAAGGGGCCAATTTCTCcaaaccatgttattctcttaatttttctaaacccTTTTCATACCAGGCAGAGTCCTACAAATTCCAGGtttgatcgaactaaaacttatcatttataataaaaatgaaaataaaagagacTTTTGACCGTCAATCTTATAgaattggttggctaaagtagtttctccaactcgaaaatcatatatgatatgtccaaaaactAATCCCAATTTGCAAGATACAATTGTTTTAACGTTTTAACGGTCAGGATCATTTCtgcctctgattgggccttctctagtccattttTGCCCTGAAAATAtttgtgacctgctctacatcagattTGTGTGGCCATTATTGAATATGGGCAGACCAATACTTAACGATTGGTGGTAACTGAAATAGTAGCTTACCAGATAACAGAACCAAATCTTGCACATCAAGACCTTTGCTAGCGAAATTCGATTGCAGAGAACTGAAATTGAAATTTGGAGCAGGGATTTCGTTTGAGGCTTCCGAAACATTCGACACTGTCCCATCTCTTCGACCGGTGGGGACCTGCCAAGATGGTCCACCCTGTTGTTGCAGAGGTAGTAATAAACAAGATGGATTAGTTGAAACATGAACAAATGCTACAAGTTATTTAATTTTGGTGGAAGATCATTTAATTAATTCGACATCGGAAAATTCATTAGGTAGGCCCACAATGCAGATGGACAGTCCCAAGAACAAGAATTCTGTTGTTTTTAGAAATCCTATTTTCTGAAAcacgtggtccatttgatgactTGGGCCAGCCTAATTTTCGAGCCTTGATGATGGGTTCCTCATGATGAATGGCCTTGATCATACACACCAATGTAGAAATCAAATCTCTTGCTGGAATGAATTGAAATGGTGGGGTGACAGAATCCTTACAGTCACTACAATTGCATCTCTTGTCGCCAATGTAACGATATCAGCGCATGAAACAATGCCTGGGCACTCGGCTTCTAACAAGCTCTTCACACGGTCAATGAAATCGAATCCTCGGAGCGTTCGATTCGGAACTGCATCCTTCTCTGCTTGGTTTGAAGTTGAATTCAACAGAACAGATGCATCACAGCCctgaaaaaagaataaaaagaagaagaaatcaaacaACAATAAAATCCTTGTATCTCTCCCACAAAACAGAAATGCCCACATTTTCTACTACATTTGGAATGCATGTAGTAgatcatccagaccatctaaatcagAGGCCCCATTATGAATTGAGCAGAAACCCAAAAATCAAACTCACCCAATGAtcttaaaaatctatttggtGGCTATAATATGGATGGTGATCAAGAAAATAATCAGCAGACCAACCTCATCAGTCaatatcagatggttaagattgtctgatcagtgtaattatcaacatataatacatccacaatggggccgagaatttggacggtctggatcgacaCACATTATTCAGCGATAGAAACCATAaccaaattaaaagaaaaaatgtcCACTGCCTTCCGTTAAAAATCATAACGAAACAGAGGAAAACAGAGTAAAACAGAGGATACTGACCCGCACAAAGCAATCATGGAAATGCATTCTCAGAAGCTGCGCTGCCAACGACGGTACTCGAGAGATATGCTGCTTTACATAGTCTGATACGATCTTCTCTGCTTTCGGACAGCTCTGATCATAAAATCCCATTTTCAGAGTAGCTTCAGCATGGCCCAGAAATCCCAAAAAACCAAGGATGAGAATACCAGCACAGCTCAACTTCCCCATTTTCCTTACAAAATGTATAACACCTCTTTCACTTGTATTTTCTACACTGAATGAACAGACCACGTGATAGATGACTTTATAAAAGCTCCTTCAGTTATTTGAATTGGTGAAACAAAGCGGAAGAGTAGAAGCCATAAAAATGCTATCTCCTTACACTTTCCGATGTGTAGCTTTTCTGGCAAGTTTGaatcattcatctggtgggtcccactgattctGTGCCTTACTTCAATAAATAACGAGGGGAAAGGATTAGGTGCGCGGACTCATCCAAGACGGTGCAAGCCCTCACCGTGGggccctctatgatgtatgtattttgtatccatgctgtccatcggttttgccaggtcattttagagcataattcgaaaaatcaaatcaagggaagaaactgttttcctttttatggcccactaaagttatggttcaaagtaaaaattggtaccggagggtttcatgaggttttgcttcatgtggaccgttcagatttttgagGCTCATCAAATATGATAAGTTCTCAAAAAGGCTCATCAAATatgataagttctcaaaaaagtttgtaagTAGTCCGtgttcgcaggtgagcattcggctatatatacagagagagacCTTAAATTTTTAAGggccaatcatcattgtttcttatATCTACTTTAGTTTTGGTTCTGCTTCATTTTCAGactcatacctaaaatgatctaaaaaacggatgaatggtgtggatatagaatacatacatcaaggtggccccacagaaaTGGGCACaccttcttgggtgaggccgggtcacacctaatccactcccaagaACAAGCATCCTAATAATCAGACAGGCTACAATTGTACTGAAAAGACATGTGgtcaaaagtaagaaaaaaacaaaaaagtatgGCCCACCGATGCATGGTTGTGATTTTACAGCCACAGATCATACCAACTTAGGCCCACTCCCAAAAAGCTTGATAgactgcgtggatataaaataaataattcaaggtgggacccacagtaaggGTAGCACCGTATTAGGTGAGTCCGGGCATCCGTATCACCAGAGAGACTACAGTTGTACTGAAAAGACATGTattcaaaactaagaaaaacaaacaagtgtggcccacccaatggctGGATGTGATTTTACGGTCACAGCACATACTAACTTCGGCCCGCCTGATGAAAGGCCTGGATGTCACACACATGCTAGTATCTAAGATTGGCGGCACGTTTGGGGAGAGTAGAGTAGCCATGTGAAACATGTAAATAGCTACACGGTCGAGGTACCATAGGCCATGCTACTGCCCAAAGAAGCAAACACTCCATGTGCTTCTTTAAATCCTTTTGGAACCTTTTATGTTGTACAAGGTCCAAGACAATGAAGATTTGAAGGACTCGTATTGGGTACtgccccaccaggacctagttaGAGACTACGGTTTTAGCAGAgcctctgtgaggcccaccttgatgtatgtgttctatttacaccgttcatccattttgacagatcattttaaggcatgagcccaaaaagaaagcagattgaaagctcaagtggatcacaccgacATGAAATGATGGGGATGAAACACCTGCtatttaaaacttcctagggtccacataacttttggatcaagctgatatttatgttttccattcatccaggtatgtatgaccttgtgaacaggttggatggaagataagataaatatcactatgggcctagAAAGGCTTCAATGGTGAGTGTTATTGTCACaactgcttcctgtagtgtggtccactcaagtcttcaatttgtttttttttttgggctcataaactaaaatgatctgtcaaaattgataaacggcatggatagagcacatacatcaaggttggcccaaaTAACCCCTACCAGGACCATCCCTAACTAGCTCGGTCCTGATGAGGATTGTACCCAATACGCGCCCGGATTtgaatgtttttgtttttgtttttgttttttcttttttctttttgtggtaAGATGCATCTGCCGAAAGCTGTTTGCCAAACAATCATCTGTCTTCTTTCGTTGCATTGAGAGATGTGAGAAGGTGTTAGTGcatatcatatcatatgcctttcGCACATTTAAAAAATGTTACAATATTCCCaacactcttttttttcttcctttttcttgttTTAACCAGGTTATTATTTGTCTATGGATGCTGAAATGTGGACCACCCATGAATTGTGAAAGAGACTCATTTTGGCAGCCACCTCACACGTGGGAACAAGGCTTGTGTGTGCATGATCGGAGCCGATCATCCAGCGATCCCTAATGTATAGATGGCTTTGTTAAAATATCTGAATCGTCTGATAACTGGGTTGGCCGCACATGTtcagaaaataaatgctatgatcAATTGACCGGCGGTCCATATTGTATGTACCCGTTCGCCCAACCTGATGATCAGATGGGCCAACTTTTTTAAAGATAAGCCATCTATAGTGGGGTTCAGTGGAATAACGGCATTGATCTAGTCGATGAGAATGAGAAGAGAAAAGGTGCAATCGCTCGTGTGCACTTGACACACGTACACTTTCTCACGACTCACATGCAGTCTATCTTATTTATGTACTGATCACTGTCCATTTGTGCAGTGATATTAGAGGCACACGTATAGAGGCTATTTATACAGCGTAGGCACACCATGGACACCGGAAAAGGATAAGCTAGTATAGCCTAGTCATTAAATGGGACGCGGGTTTCACACCATGGACGTTAGGAAAAGCTAGTACGGCCTACTCATTAAATGGGACGTAGGTTTCCTGTGAATGCCTTTAGCGTGATGTCGGTGCGCTGAAAGCGGCCTCTACCGAAAGGTTTTTGAGAGATCTAGTTTGCTTATCCGTTCCGTGAGCTCGTTTTAGAACGTGATTTAAAAAATAGCAGTATCAAAGATTCAAATGGGCCGTACTGGAGGAAAAAGGTTGGAAGTGAAACTTTTACCGTTGATACCGAGGATGGCTTAACTTTTTGGCGTTTCACCGAGGATGGCTGACAAATGGATACAGGGCTCATCGTGATGTACGGGATGTATCACTACCATTAATCTTATATGtcagcctcatttaggccatgaacctagaaatgaggcagatccaaagctcaagtggaccacaccacaggaaacagtggaacttGGATGCTTGCCATATAAATTTACGTGGCCCTTAGATGTTTTGGATTAAGGTGGTATTTGTGTTTACCCCCTTATCAatgacttcatgaacagattagatgtcaaataaatattaatgtgggccaataaacaaaataacttttgATGGCGGACGTTTAagaccattgtttcatgtggtatgtgCCACTTGAGTTGTATTTATCTCAATTTTGGACTGAGGTtatgataaaatagatgaacggtgtggatatgtcatgcacaACACGATGGAGACCATAAATGTAAGTCAAATTTTTTAGATCAATTTTTTGAGACGAAAATgtatttgaaatttcaaacacGGCTAGAAGGTAATAATGACATTTTTGAAAGGTATTTTCTTAATACAAAAATTAAACACATATTTAGAGTCAATAATGATATTTGCATGCCATTCATACAGTTAATAAAGTCATCCCTAATGAGATGAACTGGAAGCATAAATATTATCCTGGTTCAAAGCTTCCATGGCCCCTCGAATATTTCAACTTTGTACGTTCTCATGTTTTCATTTTTGGACTACTGAGTACTTGATCCTTCTTGTTTTTGGCCGAATgacttaagggcctatttggccaagTAGATCCCACGGTATTcggagggatgggatcgccttAATCCCACCGTTGATTCCACGTGCTTGTTTGGGTTGGCATATATCCTG
This region of Magnolia sinica isolate HGM2019 chromosome 1, MsV1, whole genome shotgun sequence genomic DNA includes:
- the LOC131238979 gene encoding peroxidase 3-like, which produces MGKLSCAGILILGFLGFLGHAEATLKMGFYDQSCPKAEKIVSDYVKQHISRVPSLAAQLLRMHFHDCFVRGCDASVLLNSTSNQAEKDAVPNRTLRGFDFIDRVKSLLEAECPGIVSCADIVTLATRDAIVVTGGPSWQVPTGRRDGTVSNVSEASNEIPAPNFNFSSLQSNFASKGLDVQDLVLLSGGHTIGIAHCPAFSARLYNFTGVGDEDPSLDSEYAAVLRRNKCRTQTDNTTLAEMDPGSFRTFDLSYYQLLLKRRGLFESDAALTTDSTSRSYILELLNGPLSKFFEEFALSMEKMGRIEVKTGSTGEIRKNCAMVNG